One Spiroplasma sp. NBRC 100390 DNA window includes the following coding sequences:
- a CDS encoding sodium-dependent transporter yields the protein MRNKKQMTKFGFIVSSLGAAIGLGVIWGLPGYIIKNGGFYFFLIYIFAMLIVGIPLLIFEFNLGNLRRKSVINIFDKESVQFSKFVGWFQTTLMIIIPIYYAVLVGYTVISIGIEFSPTLISDVSGNIFNSQILEYGGFGVTNNGGFQWIVFLAFLFVVLLVGMVLLFGIKGIEKLNKFFMPLLFLIIFILAIYILTIPGSRQGLATLFLVDNLEKLKQSQTWSSAFSLAFFTSSLGMGMMMRFAGVGPQNQDNISKAYLLVIGILFLSIANFIFIFGASGAIVNNLVSDKNNILLFQEQITNKFGNDSMVFVFNVLPETFHIINQNTLVGVGNFLGILFFIALLFAGLSSLIAMLELAVDAIETQYDISNQKVICGICATIITVGLSLTFANTYQLINSFQLLAAGLDLILVSLSQIIFFCLISKKMRILINYNNQISWVKLGKLYKFMMYYLIPLILVIIISFSVYDFIISCTINVWYISVLAFVLGILVPILVAGFNSYYAKKKIKEEIKLC from the coding sequence ATGAGGAATAAAAAACAAATGACAAAATTTGGGTTTATTGTTTCATCATTGGGTGCGGCAATTGGTTTAGGGGTAATTTGAGGGTTACCTGGTTATATTATTAAAAACGGAGGATTTTATTTTTTCTTAATTTATATTTTTGCAATGTTAATTGTTGGAATTCCGTTATTAATTTTTGAATTTAATTTAGGAAATCTTCGTCGAAAAAGTGTTATTAATATTTTTGATAAAGAAAGTGTTCAATTTAGTAAATTTGTTGGTTGATTTCAGACAACTTTAATGATTATTATTCCAATTTATTATGCTGTGTTAGTGGGTTATACTGTTATTTCAATTGGGATTGAATTTAGTCCTACTTTAATTAGCGATGTTAGTGGTAATATCTTCAACAGTCAGATTTTAGAATATGGCGGTTTTGGGGTTACCAATAACGGTGGTTTTCAATGGATTGTTTTTTTAGCATTTCTTTTTGTTGTATTATTAGTTGGCATGGTGCTATTATTTGGTATTAAAGGGATTGAAAAACTTAATAAGTTTTTTATGCCGTTATTATTTTTAATTATTTTTATTTTAGCAATTTATATTTTAACAATACCGGGCAGTAGACAAGGTCTAGCAACATTGTTTTTAGTTGACAATTTAGAGAAACTAAAGCAGAGTCAAACTTGAAGTAGTGCTTTTTCCTTAGCGTTTTTTACATCATCATTAGGAATGGGGATGATGATGCGATTTGCTGGTGTTGGCCCCCAAAATCAAGATAATATTTCAAAAGCCTATTTGTTAGTAATCGGAATCTTATTTTTATCAATCGCTAATTTTATTTTCATTTTTGGGGCTTCTGGAGCGATTGTTAATAATTTAGTTTCAGATAAAAATAATATTTTATTGTTTCAAGAACAAATTACAAATAAATTTGGAAATGATTCAATGGTTTTTGTCTTTAATGTTTTACCAGAAACCTTTCATATTATTAATCAAAATACCTTAGTTGGTGTTGGGAATTTTTTAGGAATTTTATTCTTTATTGCATTATTATTTGCGGGATTGAGTAGTCTTATTGCAATGCTTGAACTTGCTGTTGATGCAATTGAAACACAATATGATATTAGCAATCAAAAAGTAATTTGTGGCATTTGTGCAACAATTATTACTGTTGGTTTATCATTAACTTTCGCAAATACTTATCAGTTAATTAACTCATTTCAATTATTAGCAGCGGGGTTAGATTTAATTTTAGTATCATTAAGTCAAATTATCTTTTTCTGTTTGATATCGAAAAAAATGCGAATTTTAATTAATTATAATAATCAGATATCATGAGTTAAGTTAGGGAAACTATATAAATTTATGATGTATTATTTAATTCCTTTAATTTTAGTTATTATTATTAGTTTTTCTGTTTATGATTTTATTATAAGCTGTACCATTAATGTTTGATATATTTCGGTTTTAGCTTTTGTTTTAGGAATTTTAGTCCCAATTTTAGTTGCAGGATTTAATAGTTATTATGCGAAGAAAAAAATAAAGGAGGAAATTAAATTATGTTAG